The DNA segment CCTACAAGTCTGAAACAGTATGTGAGAGAAGAATAGATGGAGATTAATTAAGGACatatttgcatgtttgtcaGCTGACAAGGAGACACATCATGGCTGTTACTCATGAAAACTTTTCACCTTCACGTTGTGGGACTCAAACTACAATGCAATCCTGAAAGGTGATGCAAGTCACATTTTGTCACTGTGAGACTATAAGCCCATTAGCCTGTGTCTTACCTGGGTAGCCTTCTGCCTGTGTTCTCGCAGCCTCCATAGTCATTTTCCCTGCAGTTGAAAAACCCATTTGAATCAAATGACTGAGCCAAGTGCAGCAAACAAGAAGCCAAGCTTTCAGCGGATCAGGGGTGTCCCGGAGGCATAGTTTGTGGGCTCTCAGCTTGTCGTCATTTGGGGCTAATGTCAGCACAGCGCCTGTGGGATTTTGAAGCAGTTGTTTGGGTTAAGAGTAGGTGAACCACGGTGTTTGAAATCCTGATTGTATGATAGTGAAAGGGTACGTACCTTTACAAAGTGtcccgtccccccccccccccccccaagcttGCCAGGTTAAAgggattttttaaaacttatgtACACAGATTGACAATTAAGGCTGTTGAATTGCACAAGAAATAGTAATATGTGTTATGTATCTATTGCTTGTGTATGTTTTTGGTCAGTatttctaaaaaagaaaagaaatttgtaACCTCAAACTGTTATGTGAAGGAATTAGCTGAACAAAAACCATGTTACTtcataaaatgtatgtaattaacaacaataacaaagctCTCTTTAACTAACAAAATCCTATAAATAAGTATACAAATTATGTAAAAACTTACCCCTGACACCAGAGAGTAATGACCTTGTTAgcctgctgcacagacacataCGCACATTATATGTCgagatattttattatttaaagtgGATGTCAGAGACAATCAAAAACATGGGGTAAAATTAAATGAGccataataaaatataattgcAATATAGAAAAGTACATCAATATATCAATATTGCTGCCTGGAATAGAAATTCACAATGATTTCAAGCACTTGTGAACAAACTGTCAGCAAGGACGTCATCATAGCATTCATTAAGGTTTTCATGTTTAgatacagcttttttttttaaattttatttgtatcattTTCCTGCGTGGGAACTGTGTAGCATAGTCCCATAAAAGCTGAATAAGCCAGAAGGAACTGCCACCTACTTTGTTTTACATGAAGTGGGTGGTTGAAAAGTCTATTTTCGTAATAAAACTTACAAACTCGGCCAATGAACGCcaacacaaagaacaaaaatataagATAAAGGTCAACAGgaacagagataaagagatcCACGTGTGCATGTCTGGGTTTGTTGTATGTAAACATTCCCTGATGTTCTTTTGCACATCAACACTCTTACTTTGTTAGCAGTTAGGTTAGGCCACCATGTTTGCAGTATTTCAACTGTCAGAGAAAAGTGTGGAACACGCGAGTCCTCAGACTCTTTGTCCGAGGAACGTTCCTCGTAGAGAACTTCATCAGCTTGTACAGATTTGAAGAATTCCACAAGCTGGAGATCGGGAACCAACGAGCAGTCCGCTTGTTCCCGTGAAGGTtccagaaggaggaggagcaacGCTGGAAAACCTCGATGTTGACCGCATACTGTCCCGGTGCCCACTGAGACACACGCACGAGAGTCACAGAGGAAGCGAAACCACAGGTGTGAGGAGAAACACCATGAAACACAGACTCCCCCGGCCTCACAGACGCACCCCTCTCCCAGACCATCCCTGCCTCCTCTGCCACTCCCATGCCACTGAGGTTGCACAGGGCCTGCAGGCACACCTCCTCCAGGGCCTCCTTATCAGGGAAACGAATCAGGATGGCAACAAGACGAGGCACGGCACCTCGACGTAGTAACATTTCCTGGTGCTTTGCTGAGGGAgacacaggaacacagagaggcagagaaagtgaTCAATTCGA comes from the Seriola aureovittata isolate HTS-2021-v1 ecotype China chromosome 21, ASM2101889v1, whole genome shotgun sequence genome and includes:
- the si:dkey-21e13.3 gene encoding rap1 GTPase-GDP dissociation stimulator 1-A; amino-acid sequence: MGHPNVPLTYSYTRSHRDKRRSSRLQPYTPNDNLNNALGAIRVLGLELIEDELKPHLNTVLTNIKERKKGAAEQVVISGILPILALSLRSRGPLTPLTARLVAELAKESVVRKGFGDSGLVTALLSVLTSTDQELLLNAAMAISRMSYDSSKHQEMLLRRGAVPRLVAILIRFPDKEALEEVCLQALCNLSGMGVAEEAGMVWERGASVRPGESVFHGVSPHTCGFASSVTLVRVSQWAPGQYAVNIEVFQRCSSSFWNLHGNKRTARWFPISSLWNSSNLYKLMKFSTRNVPRTKSLRTRVFHTFL